In Bacteroides sp., the genomic window CCCTGAGAATATCAAGGAGCAGCTCATCGTGGAACTTTACTCCAAGTAGTGATCAATATCTTTTTAAAAATTAAAACCAACAATAATGGCCATTTTAGCTTTTCAAAAACCGGATAAAGTGATCATGCTCGAATCGAACGACCGCTTCGGCAAGTTCGAATTTCGTCCGCTGGAACCCGGGTATGGTATTACCATTGGCAATGCGCTCAGGAGGATCCTGTTGTCTTCGCTGGAAGGGTTTGCCATCACCTCGGTCAGGATTGAAGGCGTTGATCACGAATTTTCAACCATTAAGGGCGTTGTCGAAGATGTGACCGAGATCATCCTTAACCTGAAGCAGATCCGGTTTAAAAGGCAAGTGGAAGAGGTGGAAAACGAAAAGTTCTCCATCAACCTTACTGGCAAGGAAGTGCTCACTGCCGGTGACCTCAATGCTTCCCTCGCCAATTTCCAGGTGCTGAACCCCGATGTGGTTATTTGCAACATGGAAACCAGCGTAAACCTCTCGATGGAGTTTACCATTGAAAAGGGACGTGGTTATGTCGCTGCCGAGGAAAACAAACCCCTGAACCCGGTAATTGGGACTGTTGCTGTCGATTCCATCTTTACCCCC contains:
- a CDS encoding DNA-directed RNA polymerase subunit alpha, whose product is MAILAFQKPDKVIMLESNDRFGKFEFRPLEPGYGITIGNALRRILLSSLEGFAITSVRIEGVDHEFSTIKGVVEDVTEIILNLKQIRFKRQVEEVENEKFSINLTGKEVLTAGDLNASLANFQVLNPDVVICNMETSVNLSMEFTIEKGRGYVAAEENKPLNPVIGTVAVDSIFTPIKNVKFLVEDYRVEQKTDYEKLVLEILTDGSISPKEALKEAAKILIVHFMLFSDEKITLDTEEKAASEEFDETSLHMRQLLKTKLVDMDLSVRALNCLKAADVETLADLVALNKHDLLKFRNFGKKSLTELEELIKSKNLSFGMNLAKYKLDKE